From Streptomyces sp. Edi4, one genomic window encodes:
- a CDS encoding IS481 family transposase, producing the protein MPHRNAPLTETGRLRLARCVVEDRWPLRRAAERFQVSPTTAQRWAERYRQSGEAGMSDRSSRPRTSPRRTPTRTERRIIKVRLLRRWGPARIAHLLGLVPSTVHRVLTRYGLARLTHLDRATGHVIRRYERDRPGELVHVDIKKLGNIPDGGGHKVLGRHAGRRTRSGTGYSYIHTAVDDHSRLAYSEILTDEKKETATGFWQRAHAYFTGVGITVERVLTDNGSCYRSRTWRDTLAAAGIAHKRPRPYRPQTNGKVERLNRTLLDEWAYARPYRSEQERRDAFPHWLHSYNHHRGHTALAGKPPASRVPNLTGQYN; encoded by the coding sequence GTGCCCCACCGTAATGCACCGCTGACCGAGACCGGCCGCCTACGTCTGGCCCGCTGTGTGGTCGAGGACCGCTGGCCGTTGCGGCGAGCCGCCGAGCGTTTCCAGGTCTCACCCACCACGGCCCAGCGATGGGCCGAGCGCTACCGGCAGTCCGGCGAAGCAGGGATGTCCGACCGTTCCTCCCGTCCGCGGACCAGCCCGCGCCGCACCCCGACCCGGACCGAACGACGGATCATCAAGGTGAGGCTCCTGCGCCGCTGGGGACCGGCCCGCATCGCCCACCTGCTGGGTCTGGTGCCCTCCACCGTCCACCGTGTGCTGACCCGCTACGGCCTGGCCCGCCTCACCCACCTGGACCGCGCCACCGGCCACGTCATACGCCGCTACGAACGCGACCGCCCGGGCGAGCTGGTGCACGTGGACATCAAGAAGCTCGGCAACATCCCCGACGGCGGAGGCCACAAGGTGCTGGGCCGGCACGCAGGACGCAGAACCCGTTCCGGCACCGGCTACAGCTACATCCACACCGCCGTCGACGACCACTCCCGCCTCGCCTACAGCGAGATCCTCACCGACGAGAAAAAGGAAACCGCGACAGGTTTCTGGCAGCGGGCCCACGCCTACTTCACCGGTGTGGGTATCACCGTCGAACGCGTCCTGACCGACAACGGCAGTTGCTACCGCTCGCGCACCTGGCGGGACACACTGGCGGCGGCCGGAATCGCGCACAAACGACCCCGGCCCTACCGGCCCCAGACCAACGGCAAGGTCGAACGCCTCAACCGCACCCTGCTCGACGAATGGGCCTACGCCCGCCCCTACCGGTCAGAACAGGAACGACGCGACGCGTTCCCGCACTGGTTGCACTCCTACAATCACCACCGCGGCCACACCGCACTCGCAGGCAAACCACCCGCCAGCCGCGTCCCCAACCTCACAGGGCAATACAACTAG
- a CDS encoding histidine kinase — protein sequence MRTVLIRSPRSWLHAAVGALLSLPPALAAVLAAPPGRPLLLRVAASTVALLAVLAALGFPRAARTGCVRLANALLGTELPTPAPGMSREHRLRTTAWLVPHIVVGLAVTTVTFLLLLSAAVFPGVWLAGGGHVSTFGTTVPVAAGWRGAWTPLVSAVTLAAASYVTLGGAAVLRPLAQVLLDHRPAERLAAAEEELNRLAGQQRLARELHDSIGHTLTASTIQAAVASELLDRDPQAARRALTSIEETTRTAMDDLDHVLGLLHAGTTPTTPPRTLADLGPLTDGVRQAGAQLRVETRGDLTRVPATVSREAYRIVQEGLTNALRHGDLSSITLRITAGKDWLDVELLNLPAEARAPRRRPAGRGLDGIRERVRTLCGETSAGPSYDDEDGRERWRLTARLPLRSLA from the coding sequence ATGCGCACCGTGTTGATCCGGAGCCCGCGGTCGTGGCTCCACGCCGCCGTCGGCGCCCTGCTGAGCCTTCCGCCCGCGCTGGCAGCCGTGTTGGCGGCCCCGCCCGGCCGACCGCTGTTGCTTCGGGTCGCCGCGAGCACGGTGGCGCTGCTCGCCGTCCTCGCCGCCCTGGGCTTCCCGCGCGCCGCCCGCACCGGCTGCGTACGCCTGGCGAACGCTCTCCTCGGTACCGAACTGCCCACGCCCGCACCCGGCATGAGCCGCGAGCACCGGTTGCGGACGACGGCATGGCTGGTGCCGCACATAGTCGTGGGCCTCGCGGTGACCACCGTGACCTTCCTCCTGCTGCTGTCCGCCGCGGTGTTCCCCGGGGTGTGGCTGGCCGGCGGCGGCCATGTGTCGACGTTCGGCACCACCGTGCCGGTGGCAGCCGGATGGCGGGGCGCGTGGACCCCACTGGTCTCCGCCGTGACCCTCGCCGCCGCCTCGTACGTCACTCTGGGCGGCGCAGCCGTGCTGCGCCCGCTCGCCCAGGTCCTCCTCGACCACCGGCCCGCCGAACGGCTCGCCGCCGCCGAGGAGGAGCTGAACCGACTGGCCGGACAGCAGCGCCTGGCACGCGAGTTGCACGACTCGATCGGACACACCCTCACCGCCTCCACCATCCAGGCCGCCGTCGCGAGCGAACTGCTGGACCGCGACCCGCAGGCCGCACGGCGCGCCCTCACCAGCATCGAAGAGACCACACGCACCGCGATGGACGACCTCGACCACGTCCTCGGCCTCCTGCACGCCGGGACCACCCCCACCACACCCCCGCGGACCCTCGCCGACCTCGGCCCGCTCACCGACGGGGTCCGGCAGGCCGGTGCCCAACTGCGCGTCGAGACCCGCGGCGACCTCACCCGAGTCCCGGCCACCGTGTCCCGCGAGGCGTACCGCATCGTCCAGGAGGGCCTGACCAACGCGCTGCGCCACGGCGACCTGTCATCGATCACCCTGCGCATAACGGCCGGGAAGGACTGGCTGGACGTGGAACTGCTCAACCTCCCCGCCGAGGCACGCGCGCCACGCCGCCGGCCGGCCGGTCGGGGCCTCGACGGCATCCGTGAGCGCGTGCGCACCCTGTGCGGCGAGACCTCCGCCGGCCCGTCCTACGACGACGAGGACGGCCGCGAACGCTGGCGGCTCACCGCGCGGCTCCCGCTACGCTCGCTCGCATGA
- a CDS encoding response regulator transcription factor, with amino-acid sequence MTTPAERPLTVLVVDDEELTRTGLRTLLSAQPDIEVVGEADDGSQVLPLVRELRPDVVLMDVRMPTVDGIEATRRLRAELADPPKVLVITTFENDEHVYDALRAGAGGFLRKRAPARQIAHAVRLVAEGSSILFPDAVCRLATARPVRPEAAARTAALTQRETEILRLMARGLSNQAISVQLVVSQETVKTHVGNILTKLGADNRTQAVITAFQAGLADPDAA; translated from the coding sequence ATGACCACCCCCGCCGAGCGCCCCCTGACCGTACTCGTCGTCGACGACGAGGAGTTGACCCGGACCGGGCTGCGCACGCTGCTCTCCGCCCAGCCCGACATCGAGGTGGTCGGTGAAGCCGACGACGGCTCCCAAGTGCTGCCCCTCGTGCGGGAGCTGCGGCCGGACGTCGTGCTGATGGATGTCCGCATGCCCACGGTCGACGGCATCGAGGCAACGCGACGGCTGCGGGCGGAACTGGCCGACCCGCCAAAGGTCCTGGTCATCACCACGTTCGAGAACGACGAGCACGTCTACGACGCGCTACGCGCCGGCGCGGGCGGCTTCCTCCGCAAAAGGGCCCCCGCCCGGCAGATCGCCCACGCCGTCCGCCTGGTCGCAGAGGGCAGCTCGATCCTCTTCCCTGACGCTGTATGCCGCCTGGCCACGGCCCGGCCCGTGCGCCCGGAGGCCGCCGCACGCACCGCCGCCCTCACCCAGCGGGAGACGGAGATCCTCCGGCTGATGGCGCGCGGCCTGTCCAACCAGGCCATCTCAGTGCAGCTCGTCGTCAGCCAGGAGACCGTGAAGACCCACGTCGGCAACATCCTCACCAAACTCGGCGCGGACAACCGCACCCAGGCCGTCATCACGGCATTCCAGGCGGGCCTCGCCGATCCAGACGCGGCGTAG
- a CDS encoding S41 family peptidase gives MRIVTATAVALALAGGAAPAAAAHQPTTDGIWRMDGYGTVLSIRNGTLQEYQTTAVSCLRGDSAQRTGPGTYTTPDGTMLTVRTQGGRDRGSVRVDGSVGDRNLRRIQELPDACTRPAPKGPLAAFDVFWQSFEENYPFFSAKGIDWHAVRDQYRPKVHAKTAKDELFAVFSEMVKPLYDSHVAVQDGDRVFAQVRPGTVLPTEELDTKVKKFIVAHDLKDARNLQDFANGRITYADLPGGQGYVRISGFGGYAGHGAPYAAQLAELDRALDTVLSQERTQRLKGLIIDLRINGGGSDALGIHIAERLADTSYVAYSKRARNDPADPTRHTRPQPAYVTPAQGPRYTGPVAVLTGGSTVSAGETFTQALMERPGKTVRIGQPTQGVFSDVMLRKLPNDMSAWLPNEEFLTRSGRTFDGTGIPPHLTEPVFTKEEFDKKRDSAFDRALNVLRNYGGITS, from the coding sequence GTGCGCATTGTCACGGCGACCGCCGTCGCACTGGCCCTTGCCGGCGGAGCCGCGCCGGCCGCCGCCGCCCACCAGCCGACCACCGACGGAATCTGGCGCATGGACGGCTACGGCACAGTGCTATCCATCCGCAACGGAACCCTCCAGGAGTACCAGACCACCGCCGTCAGCTGCCTCAGGGGCGACTCCGCGCAGCGGACCGGCCCCGGCACCTACACCACGCCCGACGGCACTATGCTCACTGTGCGCACCCAAGGAGGCCGTGACCGCGGGTCCGTGCGGGTGGACGGTTCCGTCGGCGACCGGAACCTGCGCCGGATCCAGGAGTTGCCCGACGCCTGCACGCGTCCGGCCCCCAAGGGGCCGCTCGCTGCCTTTGACGTCTTCTGGCAGTCCTTCGAGGAGAACTACCCCTTCTTTTCCGCCAAGGGCATCGACTGGCACGCTGTCCGCGACCAATACCGGCCCAAGGTGCACGCGAAGACGGCCAAGGACGAGCTCTTCGCCGTCTTCAGCGAGATGGTCAAGCCGCTCTACGACTCCCATGTTGCCGTTCAGGACGGCGATCGCGTCTTCGCGCAGGTTCGCCCCGGCACCGTCCTGCCCACCGAGGAGTTGGACACCAAGGTCAAGAAGTTCATCGTGGCGCACGACCTCAAGGACGCCCGGAACCTCCAGGACTTCGCCAACGGGCGGATCACCTACGCCGACCTCCCCGGCGGACAGGGCTATGTGCGGATCTCCGGGTTCGGCGGATACGCGGGCCATGGAGCCCCCTACGCCGCCCAGCTGGCCGAGCTCGACAGGGCGCTGGATACGGTCCTCAGCCAGGAGCGCACTCAGCGCCTGAAGGGTCTGATCATCGACCTGCGGATTAATGGCGGCGGCTCCGACGCCCTGGGAATCCACATCGCCGAGCGCCTCGCGGACACATCCTACGTCGCCTACTCCAAGCGGGCCCGCAACGACCCCGCCGACCCCACCCGGCACACTCGCCCCCAGCCCGCGTATGTCACACCCGCCCAAGGACCCCGTTACACCGGGCCGGTCGCCGTGCTGACCGGCGGCTCGACGGTCAGCGCGGGGGAGACCTTCACCCAGGCCCTCATGGAGCGGCCCGGCAAGACGGTCCGGATCGGGCAGCCCACACAGGGCGTCTTCTCGGACGTCATGCTGCGCAAGCTCCCCAACGACATGTCGGCCTGGCTGCCGAACGAGGAGTTCCTGACCCGGTCGGGCAGGACCTTCGACGGCACGGGCATTCCGCCGCACCTCACTGAGCCGGTGTTCACGAAGGAGGAGTTCGACAAGAAGAGGGACTCGGCCTTCGACAGGGCTCTGAACGTCCTGCGGAACTACGGCGGCATCACGAGCTGA
- a CDS encoding type II CAAX endopeptidase family protein codes for MAQEADLERVGAAGVEMQPGARGMEKIGPTPARSKGVVVFLALTFGLTWLWLLFARQRLGLTAVDPLLQLPYALGPGIVAVVVRRWVTKEGFADAGLRLRLRQAWPYWIIAWLGPLGIAAASVALAAVLGLWEPDLAPLGEVLSGLPGWAGVAALMLVVPLLTPLYCGEEFGWTSYLRPRLFGGRTVPSVLATGLIWAVWHFPLAFIGYVEFRDRAVGLTAWTASFLVQEVLLWWLYRRSGSVWVASLAHSGNNMVLFLLVGQLLGSPGAGLGDLATTVLPTLAMSPLAVLCLLDRSLRTPAP; via the coding sequence ATGGCACAGGAAGCGGACCTCGAAAGGGTCGGGGCAGCGGGCGTGGAGATGCAGCCCGGGGCACGAGGCATGGAGAAGATCGGGCCAACGCCCGCCCGGAGCAAGGGCGTGGTCGTGTTCCTGGCCCTGACGTTCGGTCTGACGTGGCTGTGGCTGCTCTTCGCCCGGCAGCGGCTCGGGCTGACGGCGGTCGATCCGCTGCTTCAACTCCCTTACGCCCTTGGTCCGGGGATCGTGGCGGTCGTCGTGCGCCGCTGGGTCACGAAGGAGGGGTTCGCGGACGCGGGGCTGAGGCTCCGGCTGCGACAGGCGTGGCCGTACTGGATCATCGCCTGGCTCGGTCCGCTGGGCATCGCTGCGGCGTCGGTCGCTCTGGCGGCGGTGCTCGGCCTGTGGGAGCCGGACCTCGCCCCGCTTGGCGAGGTGCTGTCGGGGCTGCCGGGTTGGGCGGGGGTAGCGGCGCTCATGCTGGTCGTGCCGCTGCTCACCCCTCTGTACTGCGGTGAGGAGTTCGGTTGGACCAGCTATCTGCGGCCCCGGCTGTTCGGCGGCCGGACCGTCCCGTCGGTGCTGGCGACCGGGCTGATCTGGGCGGTCTGGCACTTTCCGCTGGCGTTCATCGGCTACGTCGAGTTCCGCGACCGAGCCGTCGGGCTGACCGCGTGGACGGCGTCCTTTCTGGTCCAGGAGGTCTTGCTGTGGTGGCTCTACCGGCGCAGCGGGAGCGTGTGGGTGGCGAGCCTGGCGCACAGCGGCAACAACATGGTGCTGTTCCTGCTGGTCGGCCAGTTGCTCGGCAGCCCCGGGGCGGGCCTGGGCGACCTGGCCACGACGGTGCTCCCGACACTGGCGATGTCCCCGCTCGCCGTCCTGTGCCTACTGGACCGGTCCCTGCGCACCCCCGCCCCGTAA